In Pseudomonas sp. MYb327, one DNA window encodes the following:
- a CDS encoding type IV pilin protein: MHRTNRGFTLIEIMIVIAIIGIVMTIAAPSFTEYLKKGRRTEVAGLLSEQAQILERFYSQKNVYTNAIGLSAGNDYYTITPTLTDQTFLLTAVRKPGTSMATDKCGDFTITNTGVRSMVNVAAGLTTKDCWGR; the protein is encoded by the coding sequence ATGCACAGAACCAACCGCGGTTTTACCCTGATCGAAATCATGATCGTGATTGCGATCATCGGGATCGTCATGACCATTGCCGCCCCGAGTTTCACCGAGTATCTGAAGAAGGGCCGTCGCACCGAGGTGGCCGGCCTGCTCTCCGAACAGGCGCAAATCCTTGAGCGTTTCTACTCGCAGAAAAACGTCTACACCAATGCCATCGGCCTGAGCGCCGGCAATGACTATTACACCATTACCCCAACCCTGACCGATCAGACCTTTCTGCTGACGGCAGTACGCAAGCCTGGCACAAGCATGGCCACTGACAAGTGCGGTGATTTCACGATTACCAACACCGGTGTCCGTAGCATGGTCAACGTGGCGGCGGGATTGACCACCAAGGATTGCTGGGGTCGCTGA
- the thiO gene encoding glycine oxidase ThiO — translation MTRQQQVVIVGGGVIGLLTAFNLASEVQSVVLLDRSNVGQESSWAGGGIVSPLYPWRYNPAVTALAHWSQDFYPQLGERLFAATGVDPEVHTTGLYWLDLDDEAEALAWAARENRPLRAVDISAAHDAVPVLGSGFSRAIYMADVANVRNPRLVKSLKAALLALPNVTIHEQCEVSGFIREGDQVVGVQTSTGAIRGDQVVLTAGAWSGDLLKSLGLELPVEPVKGQMILYKCAADFLPSMVLAKGRYAIPRRDGHILIGSTLEYEGYDKTPTESALESLKASAVELIPALADAEVVGHWAGLRPGSPEGIPYIGRVPGFDGLWLNCGHFRNGLVLAPASCQLFADVMLGRAPIIDPAPYAPTGRI, via the coding sequence ATGACCAGGCAACAGCAAGTGGTGATTGTCGGCGGCGGGGTAATCGGCCTGCTGACGGCATTCAATCTGGCGTCCGAAGTGCAGAGCGTTGTGCTGCTGGATCGTTCGAACGTCGGTCAGGAATCGTCCTGGGCCGGCGGCGGGATCGTTTCGCCGCTCTATCCATGGCGTTACAACCCGGCGGTCACCGCGCTGGCCCATTGGTCCCAGGATTTTTATCCACAGTTGGGCGAGCGTTTGTTTGCTGCCACCGGAGTCGACCCCGAGGTGCACACCACCGGCCTGTATTGGCTGGATCTGGATGACGAGGCCGAAGCACTGGCCTGGGCTGCGCGGGAAAATCGCCCGTTGCGGGCTGTGGATATCTCGGCGGCCCACGATGCGGTACCGGTGTTGGGTAGCGGATTTTCCCGAGCGATCTACATGGCCGATGTGGCCAATGTGCGCAATCCACGGTTGGTGAAGTCGCTCAAGGCTGCGTTGCTGGCGTTGCCGAATGTGACGATTCATGAGCAGTGCGAAGTCAGCGGGTTTATTCGTGAAGGCGATCAAGTCGTCGGCGTGCAGACCTCGACGGGGGCTATTCGTGGCGATCAGGTGGTTCTGACCGCTGGTGCCTGGAGCGGCGATTTGCTCAAGAGCCTCGGTCTTGAGTTGCCAGTCGAGCCGGTGAAAGGGCAGATGATTCTCTACAAATGCGCGGCGGATTTCCTGCCGAGCATGGTGCTGGCCAAGGGGCGTTATGCGATTCCTCGGCGCGATGGGCATATCCTGATTGGCAGTACGCTGGAGTACGAAGGCTATGACAAGACGCCGACGGAGTCGGCCCTTGAAAGTCTCAAGGCGTCCGCGGTGGAGTTGATTCCGGCGTTGGCGGATGCCGAGGTCGTGGGGCATTGGGCCGGGTTGCGGCCAGGTTCGCCGGAAGGCATTCCGTATATCGGTCGAGTGCCGGGGTTTGACGGTCTCTGGCTCAACTGCGGACATTTCCGAAACGGGTTGGTGCTGGCGCCGGCATCGTGTCAGTTGTTCGCCGATGTGATGTTGGGCAGGGCGCCGATCATTGATCCGGCACCGTATGCGCCGACTGGGCGAATCTGA